Within Thiomicrospira sp. XS5, the genomic segment CTCGCCGCGATGGCAGCAAGATCCTGTGCAAAGTTCGAGACCCACAGATTTTGAACCTGTTGGAAGCCATGCAGCAAACATTCTGTCCGGTTTAAGGACGCTTCTTAGCTCGCCTGGCCCATCAGGCGAATTTCGAATTGATTACGTTCACTCGCGGCTGACGTCAAAAGCGGGTTATTGGATGCGCTAGACATTGCCAAGCGGTCTTTTTCCTGCGATGCCGCAAGCAATGGATTGCTTTGCAGACTCATTTGCGAACGATCTGTTTTTGCTGTCTTATCCGACGGCTCCACTTCGCTACCGTCCCCCGTACGCTCTTGCTGGTTTTTCTGTGCAATTTCAGCACGGGCTTGCGCCGCCATCTGAGTCGCTTGGGCCGCCACTTTTAAATCTTGCGAAGAGGGTTCGGCTGGGGCCAGCGCGGCCGCTCGAATTTGTTGGGCCTTCGATAAGGTCGCTTCTGGATCTCCTGAAACCGGGCTGGTATCGATCCCGACCTCCCCGCCGACGGCATAACGTTGACCGTCAGGCCCTGTTTGATAAGAATAAGACGCCCCACCGGTCACATGTCGACCACCAGCGGCGAGATGCGCCTGCTCATGCGCCTTAACTTCTCTATCACGTGATTTCAGCTCGGAAATCACCCGCTGTACTTCTTGCTGCGTTTGTTGCTCGGACGAAGAAAGCTTTTCTGCCCCCTGACGAAGGGCGCCGTTCGCCGCCTCGCCCTTTTGAGGGCTGTTTTCTTGATTATCGGAAGGGCTGCCTTGAGAGGTCGAGGTTGATTTCGGAACCTGGATCGACTTGGACGGAATAGACGCGAGCGTGTCCATCGGTGGCTGCGAGGCCACCGATGCCAGACTGTATAAAGCAGAATTTGACGTTGCGGCAATATCCATTTATCTACCCAGTTCAAATCATATAGGTCAGTATAGCATCATCTCTTGAATTAAAAAACAGCAAAAACAAGTGCTTAAAATCCAAACAAGAACAAAAGAGTGGCAATGAACACTTGGTGCAGAGCGCAAATCATTGTAAACTTTCCTTACCCCTGTTTAAAGTGAAGCCAATATGCAACAAGCTCTAAAGGTCGCGGCCGATATTTTGGCCAAGCAGCACACTCCAAGTATTCCATTAGAATTATTAGAGCTGAAATCTGAACTCAACAAAAAATATCCCAATACGGTGACTGTAGCTCAGCTAATCAGCCACAATCCTGAATTATTGGCAAACTTTTTAAATCTTGCCAATACAAACCTGACCCAAGAAAAAAACCCTATTATGGATGCCAAGGTCGCGGTCAACCTCTTGGGCCTGGATGAAATTTATAATCTCTTCTTGTCCTCTGTCTTCAGTCACATTCTCGCCGAAAACGACTATGAGAGATCCATTTTGCAACATGGTGCCAAAACAGGCCTTGCCGCAGCGGAGATGTCTTACTGGGTATTCGATGTATCTCGAACAGAAGCCTATATTGCAGGTCTCATGCAAAACATCGGTGCCATTTATCTATACCGGCAACACCCCGACTCCTACCCGGAAATATTTGACGCGCAGCTTGCAAACCCAGTTTCCGGCTTTCAGAACGAATTAGAACGCTACCAAACCAGTCACGTTCATATTGGTGGGCTATTGGGCAAAAAATGGCAAATTAATCCATTAATTTACAAAGCTCTACTCTTCCACCACGATATGGATTTCGGCGTTAAAACCGTCGGTAACGCTCAAATACGACACATTACCGCGCTCACCATACTGAGCAACTACATCGTCAGTGTTTGTGAAGACGCGCATTTCATCACCCAAGAGCTAAAAGACTACCGAGACAGCGCAAAACCCATCCTGGACCTACCGGATAATGCCTACAGCTCCGCAATGGCCGCGGTCACTAAATGGGGTAACAGTTCTGGCCTGGTTTCGGCCAGTCACTAGCCAGGTTTCAACCTAGAGCCTAAAGTGCTTGATTGGCCAGGCCTGGTCGTTTTACCGGTTCAGACTAAAACTCTCTACATACAGAGATAAAAACAAGGATGAGGGAATGGAGAAGATAAATGCCCGGTAAATTTCAGGCAAAAAAAAACCCATCATAAAGACGGGTTTTTAGGAATATAAGCTTGGGGATGACCTACTCTCACATGGGACCTCCCACACTACCA encodes:
- a CDS encoding putative metalloprotease CJM1_0395 family protein translates to MDIAATSNSALYSLASVASQPPMDTLASIPSKSIQVPKSTSTSQGSPSDNQENSPQKGEAANGALRQGAEKLSSSEQQTQQEVQRVISELKSRDREVKAHEQAHLAAGGRHVTGGASYSYQTGPDGQRYAVGGEVGIDTSPVSGDPEATLSKAQQIRAAALAPAEPSSQDLKVAAQATQMAAQARAEIAQKNQQERTGDGSEVEPSDKTAKTDRSQMSLQSNPLLAASQEKDRLAMSSASNNPLLTSAASERNQFEIRLMGQAS
- a CDS encoding HDOD domain-containing protein, which translates into the protein MQQALKVAADILAKQHTPSIPLELLELKSELNKKYPNTVTVAQLISHNPELLANFLNLANTNLTQEKNPIMDAKVAVNLLGLDEIYNLFLSSVFSHILAENDYERSILQHGAKTGLAAAEMSYWVFDVSRTEAYIAGLMQNIGAIYLYRQHPDSYPEIFDAQLANPVSGFQNELERYQTSHVHIGGLLGKKWQINPLIYKALLFHHDMDFGVKTVGNAQIRHITALTILSNYIVSVCEDAHFITQELKDYRDSAKPILDLPDNAYSSAMAAVTKWGNSSGLVSASH